The following nucleotide sequence is from Salinigranum halophilum.
TCATCACGGCCGCCGCGTTCACGCAGGTGCGGTTCAACTACTACCTCGCCGTCGTCGTGGCGGTGATGAACGCCTACCTCGTCGGCGAACTCCTGCGGTACATCGACCTCCGCTCGGTCCCCGAGTCGCTCTCGGACGTCAAGGCCTGGCAGGTCATCACCGTCGCCGTCGTGATTATGCTCGTGCTCGCGCCGGTGCTCGTCGTCCCGCTGAACGTGCGGAACACCGGTAACCCGTCGGTCGACGGCAGCCAGACCGCGTGGCAGACCGCCCAGCAGAACGGCCCGGGCAACGTCGTCCAGTGGGACGACAGCCTGCGGTGGATGGCCAACGAGACGCCCGCGGAGGGCACGTTCGGCGGCGCGTCCAACGAGATGGCGTACTACGGGACGTACGACCGAACCGACGACTTCGCGTACCCCGACGGGAGCTACGGGGTCCAGTCGTGGTGGGACTACGGGCACTGGATAACGGTCCGCGGTGAGCGTATCCCGAACGCCAACCCGTTCCAGGAGGGCGCCACCGAGGCGGCGAACTACCTGCTCGCCCCCTCCGAAGACCAGGCCGAATCGGTGCTGGCCCGACAGAGCCAGGAGGGCAACGAGACGCGGTACGTGATGGTCGACTGGCAGATGGCCTCGCCCAACTCGAAGTTCGGCGCGCCCATCGTCTTCTACGACGAGGAGAACGTCACCCAAGAGGAGTTCTTCCAGCCGATGTACACCCAGAACTTCCGGGGGAGTCTCGTCGTCCGCGAGCAGCGGTACTACGAGAGTCAGATGGTCCGCCTCTACCACTACCACGGCAGCGCCGTCGAGCCGCGACCGGTCGTCGTCGACTGGGAGACGCGACAGGCCGAGACGCAGGCCGGCGACAGCGTCAGCGTCCGGACGTTCCCGAGCAACCGGACGGACGCCGTCCGTGAGTTCCAGAACATGAGCGCCGCGCGGGCCTACGTCGAACGGGACGGCACCGCACAGCTCGGTGGTATCGGTGCGGTTCCCGCCGAGCGGGTCTCCGCGCTCGAACACTACCGCCTCGTGCGGACGAGCAACCGGTCGGCGTTCAGCGCCGCGTCGTACCAGCGTGAGTTCCTCTTGGCCCAGCAGCTGACGGGCTTCCCGGCGACTCGCATGTTCGTCACGAACCCCTCGTGGCTGAAGACGTTCGAGCGGGTGCCCGGCGCACGCATCGAGGGGAGCGGCGCTCCCGCCAACACGACGGTGACCGCCGAAGTCGACATGCGCGCCCCGGTCGGGAACTACACCTTCACCTACCGCCAGCAGGCGCGGACGAACGCTGACGGGGAGTTCACGATGACCCTCCCCTACTCGACGACCGGCTACGACCAGTACGGTCCCGAGAACGGCTACACGAACGTGAGCGTCCGTGCGGTGGGGCCGTACAACATCTCGACCCCGAGCACACTCGTCCAGCTCAACGAGTCGGCCGGCGTCGAGGAGTACGCGGCGACGGTCGACGTCCCCGAGGGACAGGTCAACGGTGACCAGTCGGGCACGGTCGAGGTCACGCTCGAACGACGGACCTCGGAGCTGACGCTCGGCGACACCGACGGTGAGAGCCAGATCGACACGGCGTCGACCGCTCCGGACGACGACGCGTCTTCGGCTGACAGGTCGACGGACGCGACTGCCGACCTCGCGGTCGGCCAGTCGCTCGACGACCCGACAGGGACGGCCGACTATCGCGCTCGCGTGAACTGATTCGCGATGGACCGACGCACTGCTGCGCTGGGGTGGCTCATCGTCTACGCGAAGGGGGTCTGTATGGGGACCGCCGACGCGGTCCCCGGGGTCTCGGGCGGGACCATCGCGCTCGTCACCGGTATCTACGAGCGGCTCATCGGTGCCATCACCGGAGTCTCGCCGGGGCGGCTTCGCTCGCTCGCGAGCGTCGTCGTCCCCGGCGAGGACTCGCGCGAAGCCTGGCAGGCCGCCGCGGAGATGGACCTGCCGTTCCTCGTCGTGCTGGGCGTCGGCATCGTGACAGCGATCATCACCGTGACGCGGCTCGTCGATACGGCCATCGAGACCGTCCCGGTGCTCACCTTCGGGTTCTTCTTCGGGCTCATCGGTGCCTCCGCGGTGGTGCTGTGGAGCGACGTACAGCTGAACACGCGTGGACGCGTCGCGGCCGCCATCGCGGGGTTCGTCTTCGCGTTCGTCGTCTCCGGCCGGGCCGCGGCGGCGCTCGGTCACCAGTCGGCCGTCGTCTTCGTCGCGGGGCTCATCGCGGTCAGCGCGCTCGTCCTCCCGGGTATCTCCGGTTCGCTCATCCTCATCCTCATCGGACAGTACGAGTTCATGATCGACACCCTCCGTGAGACGGTCGACGGGCTCATCGCCGTCGCGCTCGGCGGAACCGTTCCCGGGCTCACGCCCGCCGTCGTGACTGTCGTGACGTTCGTCTCCGGGGCCGTCGTGGGACTCTTCACGACCTCACACGTCGTCCAGTGGGCACTCAGCCGACGTCGGGAGGCGACGCTCGCGTTCCTCGTCAGCCTCATCGTCGGTGCGCTCCGTGCTCCCGTCGCGGACGTCAGCCGGCGACTCGCCGAGGCGAACCAGGGCTGGACGCCGGAGCTGGTGGGCAGTTTCCTCGCGGCGGCGGTCGTCGGTGGTGCCGTCGTCCTCCTCATCGAACGAGGTACCTCGATGGGGAGCGTCGGGGAGACCAAGTCCGCCTGACCTGTACCTGACGTCGCGTTCCTCTGCGTTACTCGCGGGCGACCCCGATGTTTCGGACCTCGCCGCCGCAGTCGACACACCGCCCGAGCGGGTCGTCGCTCGTCGTCCGCGTGCCACACGAGAGACACTCGTAGTAGCCGTGCTCGTTCCGGTGTGGGTCGATATCGGCGTTGTGGAGTACCATGTGTAACGCTGGCACGACTCGAGGTTTAACGGTTGTCCTCATATTCCATGTAGTCGTATTATCTACTAGTTCACGTTTGTATTCAGAGAATCATAGATTTTATACGGAGAATATACCGCTTGTTTCCGATTATATTCGTACGTTCGTCAAATTATAGCTGAAGTCAGGCCGTGCGGCGGACGACCGAGACGAACGTCTCTCGGCGTTCTGTGGCGCGGACCGTGGCGAAGCCGGCGTCGGCGAAGGCAGTGACGGCGTCACCCAGCCCGTAACGTTCGTCGACCGGCGGGCCATCCACGGCGTCGCCGCGTGCCGACCAGTCCACGGTGACGACGCGGCCGCCGGGACGGACCACTCGGGCGAGTTCGGCGAGTGCATCGTCGGTCGCGAACTCGTGGTACGTCATGGTCGAAAAGGCCGCGTCGAGGGCGTCGTCGGGGAAGGGAAGGTCACGCACCTCGGCAGTCACGAGTTCGACGCCGTCGGGGACACCCTTCTCGCGGTAGCGGTCGTGCATCTCGCTCTGGACGTCGACGGCGTACAGCGTGTCGACGAACGGCGCGACCTCGTCGGTGTAGAAGCCGGTTCCGCTCCCGAGGTCGGCGACGACGTCGCCGGACGTGGGCGCGAGGAGGTCGAGCAGTTCCTCGCGCGAGCAGAACCGGTACCGCCCCGGCTTTTCGAGGTCGTCGGCGCGGTCGGCGTCGAACGTGTGAAAGGCCATGTAGAACGAAGGGACGTGACGCACCTAACCCCACCGGAACCGGGCGAAACTGAGACAGGGTTAAATCCCTCGACGTCGCCACTGAACGTATGAGCAGCGGAGACCTTCGGCGGCCGACCGACCGGACGTGTGAGCGGTGCGGCCGAGAGGAGACGTGGAACGCGGACGCGGAGAGTTGGCGAATCGTCGTCGCCGACGGCGAGCGACGGGCCGGGAACGCCTACTGCGTCCACGAGTGGGACATCAACGGTCGGTTCGCCCCCTTCGACTCCTGAGACCCGACGACCATGCCGACGCTGTACGTCACCGCGCCCACCGAGGTGGCCGCCGACCTCGCCCGAACCGTCGTCGAAGCGCGCCTGGCCGCCTGCGTCAACCGCTTCCCCTGCACGTCGACCTACCGGTGGGAGGGTGAGGTCGTCGAGGACAGGGAGGAACTCCTCCTCGTGAAGACGACCGACGAGCGGTACGAGGCGCTCGTGGCCCGACTCGTCGAAGAACACCCGTACGACGTGCCCTGTATCGAGCGGTTCGACGAGGACGACCTGTTCGAGGCGTTCGACGCGTGGGTCGCCGAGTCGACGACCGAGGCGTGAGCGCGGCTCAGTCCGCGTCGCGAACCGCGTCGAGCGCCCTGAGCGTCCCGTCCATGTACCCCTCGTCGAGGACGACGTCGGCGGCCGCCTTCGCCACGTCGTCGGCGTTGGCGACGGCGAACGAGCGCCCGGCGACGGCGAACGTGGAGGCGTCGTTCTCGCTGTCGCCGACGGCGACGAAGGCGGTGGGGTCGAAGCCGAGTTCCTCGGCGACCAGTTCCAGCCCCTCGCCTTTCTCGACGCCGGGCGTCTTCACGTGGTAGGCGTAGCCGGTGTCGACCACCTCCATGTCGAACTCGGCGGCGACGTCTCTGAGGAGCGTCCCGTCCGCGTCCATCGAGACGGCGAGTTCGGTCTCGCGCCAGCGGTTCACGAGGTCGGCGTCGCTCCAGCCGACGTCTCCACCCCGTGACTCGAACGCCTCGATGACCCGGACGGCGCGCTCGCGGTCGCCGGCGAACCGGACAGTGTCGGGCGTGCAGACGACGCCACCGTTCTCGGCGATGACGCGCTCTGGCAGTCCGGCGAAGTGACAGAGCGCGACCGGGTACGGGAACGACTTGCCCGTGGCGACGACGACGGGCGCGTCCCACGCGGCGAGTGCGTCGAACAGTCGTGGGTCGAGGCTCCCGGTCGACGTGGTCAGCGTCCCGTCGATATCGAGCGCGAGCGGTGGGCTCATACGAGGACGTCGACAGAGCGGAAGGAAAGAGGCGTCGTTTCCGCGAGTGGCCGTCAGTCGCTGATGTCGACCAGTCGTCGAAACACGCGGGTCGGGAACTGTGGTTCGAGCCGACTCGGGGGGCGACCGAGGCCCCGGTCCTCGTCGGTCTCGATCCGTTTGACCACGCCGGCTTCGGCGAGTTCGTAGAGGACCCGCTTGATGGTCGTCGCCGAGAGGTCGATGTACGGGTCGGCGGTGAGCGCGTCCGTCGCCGCGGTGACGGACGAAACCGCGTTCGCGTCGAGTTCGAGGAGGCGGCGGAGGATCCGCCGTCGGTTCTCCGGGAGCGCGAGGACCCGCCCGAGCGACACCGACGGCCACGGGACCGAGTCCATCCCGACCTCGATGTCGTCGGTGCTGATTCGGTCCTGGTCACGCTCGAGCGCGTGGTCGGCGGCGCCGAAGACGGCCGCGAGCGCGTCGTGCGCGTCGCCGTCGGCCCACGACGCCACCTCGCGGATGTCGGTGTGTGAGACGGCGTTCCGCGTGAGACCGAGCGACGCCCGCTGGGTGAGGATGTCGACCAGCGCGTGTCGCTCGTACCGCGGAACCTCGACCGTCTCGTCGACCCGTGTCGCGACCGCCTCGTCGGTTTCGGGTGCCGCTGTGTCCGGTGCGTCCCGCCCGACGACGAGATACGCCATCGAGGACATGTCGAGGAGCGAGTCGACCTGCCCCGTCGTGAGCGTGTTCGCCTCGTTGACGTGGTCGACGGCGACGACGGCCTGCGTCGTCCCGACCAGTTCCTCTCCGAGGCGGTCTCGGAGGTCGTCGGTCCCGACACCACCTTCGGGGACGGGTTCGTCGACGATGCTGTCGAGGATGTCGTGATACAACGCGAACTCGCTCGAGGCGTCGCGCGCGTCCACGTAGACGAAGAGCGTAGCCGGCGGCGCGACTGCCCGCGTCGTCGTGAGGATCGCCGACCGACGCCGAGCGTTCCGCTCGGAGAGATGTCCGAACAGGGCGCTGACGACCGCGGACTTCCCGGCGCCTTTCGGGCCCCAGACGTAGGCGTCGTCCGGAAGGTCGCCGCCGAACGTCGGGTCGAGCACGTCAAGCAGCCGTTCGAGGACGGGTCCTCGTCCGTTCGGCTCGGTCAGATGGGTCACGGGGCTCAGTACGTCGAAGTCACGGACGAGTGCGCGTTCGCTCTCGCCGCGTCGACGTCGTTCGATTCGTTCGTCGAGGTCCATGCTATGTCTGGCGCGAGGAGTCACGTCACGGTTCTATCGTACGCTGTCGTGTCGTGGTGCGGCGACACGTGTTGCTCGGACGTCGTCGAAACGACGGTCGGAGAACGATGCGACGAGCCGACTGCGTCCCGATCAGAGGGTCGGGACCCAGACGGCGGTGCTGAAGACGCCGACGATGGCGAGCACCGCGATGAAGAACGTGTTCACCACGATGGCTGCGGCCGGCGGGTCGAAGTGGGTGTCGGCGTGCGCGTAGAAGACACGCTGGACGACCTCGCCCGTGAGGGCGCCGGAGACGCCGAAGACACCGGCGACGACCATCGCGACCGCCCCGACCTCCGCGACGCCACCGGTGACGGCCAACGCGGCCGTCGACGCGGGGAGCGTCATGTGGTGGGTCACCGGGATCTGGGCGACGCCGAGGTTGAGGAACGTCAGCGACGCGGCGCTGATACCGAACGCCAGGAAGGCGCTGCCGGTCGTCAGTGCCGTGACGCCGCCGATGAGACCGGCAACGAGGCCGATCATCGCGACGTTCCCCCACTTGTACTGGTGGCCGAGCCACGGCTCGGTGGCGAGGCGCTGCTTGGTCTCGCCGCCGTCGGTCATCGCGCCGGCACTGCTCTGTGCCGGTCGCATCTCCTCGCGCTCGAACGGCCCCATGTCGAGGATGCCGCTACCGCGGACCTCGCCGATGAGGTCGTAGCCGAACACGAGGCGGTGTGCGACTGCCGAGAGGACGACCGCGATGGCGATCGGGTCCCACGGGAGCCCGACGGTGCCGGAGATGGCCGTGATGATGTAGCCGAGGATACCGAAGAGGCCACCGACGACGAGGACGTCGGGTTTGGTGCCGAGCGCCGCCGGGATGTTCTTCGCCTCGTGGTAGTCGAAGCCGAAGTCCATGTATCCCTTCTTGGCCGCGTAGGCCGCGGCGGCCGCGCCGCCGGCGAAGGAGATGTGTGGGCCGAAGACCGTCCCGAACGCGACGTTGCCGGTGATGCCAGCGGCGACACCGGCCCCGCCGAGGTCGATGCTACCGGCCTCAACGACGGCACCGGCAGCGAGATTCGCGGCCTCGCCGGCGATGACCATGAAGCCGGTGAAACAGAACGCCGGCAAGGCACCCAGTGCTGCGCCGAACGCGCCGCCTGCGAACGCCGCGAGCAGGAGCCCGGGGTTGGCGATCGCATCGATGATCGCCGACGCCTGCAGGACGACGCTCATCTAGTCGTCACCACCGTCGCGCGCCCAGTCCTCGGCGCGGGCGACCGCCTCGTTCCAGCGCTCGTAGTTCTTCTCGTAGTCCGCGTCGGGGTCGACATCGAACTCGCGGTCGACCTGCCAGTTGTCGCGGAGTTCGTCGAGCGTCTCCCAGTAGCCGACGGCGAGACCGGCGGCGTACGCGGAGCCGAGCGCCGTCGTCTCGTCGACGACCGGACGGACGATTTCGGTGTCTATGATGTCCGCCTGGAGCTGACAGAGGAAGTTGTTCTTCACGGCCCCGCCGTCGACACGGAGCGAGCCCATGTCGATACCGGAGTCGGCCTCCATCGCCTCGGCGACGTCGCGCGTCTGGTACGCGATGGATTCGAGCGTCGCACGGACGACGTGCTCGCGTCGGGTACCACGCGTCATGCCGACGAGGGTCCCGCGGGCGCGACCGTCCCAGTGCGGCGCGCCGAGGCCGGCAAAGGCTGGGACGAGGTAGACGTCGTCGGTGGAGTCGACCGAGCGGGCGAGCTCCTCAGTCTCGGCGGCGTTCTCGATGAGGGTCATGTCCTCGAGCCACTCGATCGCGGCACCCGTGATGAAGATGGCACCCTCGAGGGCGTACTGGACCGGCTCACCGGAGCGCTGGAAGCCGATGGTCGTGAGCAGGCCGTGCTCGGAGGCGACGGCCTCCTCGCCGGTGTTCATGAGCATGAACGAACCGGTGCCGTAGGTGTTCTTCGCGTCGCCCTCGTCGAAACAGGTCTGGCCGAACAGCGCGGCCTGCTGGTCGCCGAGCGCGCCGGCGACGGGGATGTCGGCGTCGAGGAAGTCGGGTGAGGAGTCACCCGTCGTGCCGTAGTAATCGTCGTCCGAAGACGGCCGGACCTCGGGCAGCATCGACGCCGGGACGTTGAACTCCTCGAGGAGCTCCTCGTCCCACTCGTTGTCGTGGATGTTGTACAGCATCGTCCGCGACGCGTTGGTGACGTCGGTGATGTGGTTGCCCGTGAGCTTGTAGATGAGCCACGAGTCGATGGTCCCCATCATCAGTTCGCCGGCCTCGGCGCGGTCGCGGACGTCTTCGGGCCGCGAGCGGGAGAGCTTGATCGGGTCCGCGTTGTCGAGAATCCACTCCGCCTTCGTCGCGGAGAAGTACGCGTCGCACTCCAGCCCCGTCTTGCCACGAATCCACTCGACCTTGTCCTCGGCCTGAATCTCCTCGACTCGGTCGGTCGTCCGCCGGTCCTGCCAGACGAGCGCGTTGTGGATGGGCTTGCCGGTCTCGGCGTCCCACACGACCGTCGTCTCGCGCTGGTTCGTGATGCCGATGGCCTCGAGCTGGTCGGCGCTCAGTCCGGCCTCGTCGAGGGCCGTGTTGATGACGTGCTTCGTGTTCCGCCAGATCTCGTTCGCGTCGTGTTCTACCCAGCCGGGCTCCGGGTAGATCTGTTCGTGCTTCTCGTAAGCGTTCGCGACCACTTCACCCGCGTGGTCGAACACCATGAAGCGCGTTCCTGTCGTCCCCTGGTCGATCGCACCGACGAATGTGTCCTGACTCATGTGTGTAGCACCTTGGTGTGCCAGCCTGTGCCGGACGCATGTTCTTTATCCACGGTCCGGCGGTACCAGTAAACAGTGTGAAAGAGTGTGATAAACTTTGCTAATTCATTGGGAGTCAGACACGTCTTCGGCCGTTCTTCACAATCTTTGCACACGCATGCGTGAGTGTCTCTTCCGGTGGGGTCTCGAACGGGGCACACGCGTGTGAGCGGTGTTCCAGCGTCAGTTTACCCCCGTTCTGGAAGCCGCTATCGGGGCGCGCGCGCCGTCTCGTCGGGGGCGCTCTCCACGCAACGCGGGGCGTGATAACACCAGACATATCTAGCGAGTGCCGAGGAGAGGTAAAGTAAAGTGGATAGGGTCCACAGCGTTACAAAGATTAATGACAGACACACCAGAGATCCTGGTCATCGGCGGGGGATCGACCGGGACAGGAATCGCGCGGGACCTGGCGATGCGTGGGATGGACGTCACGCTCGTCGAGCAGGGGAACCTGACACACGGGACGACGGGCCGGATGCACGGCCTGCTCCACAGCGGCGGCCGGTACGCGGTCACGGACCAGCCGAGCGCCAAGGAGTGTATCGAGGAGAACCGGGTGCTGCGGGAGATCGCGAGCCACACCGTCGAGATGACCGGTGGGCTGTTCGTCAAGCGACCCGAGGACACCGAGGAGTACTTCGAGAAGAAGCTGAAAGGCTGCAAGGAGTGTGGCATTCCGACAGAGGTCCTCTCGAACGCGGAGGCCCGACAGCTAGAGCCGTACCTCGCGAAGGACATCGACAAGGCGATTCGCGTCCCGGACGGGGCCATCGACCCGTTCCGACTCTGCGTCGCCAACGCCGCCTCGGCCGAGCAACACGGTGCGCGCATCGAGACCCACTCGAAGGTCGTCGACGTGCTCATCGAGGCGGGTGAAGTCGTCGGCGTCGAGGTCGAACACACCTCCGGCGAGGGCAAGCGCGTCCACGGGCGGAGCGGCGGACGCGAGAAGATCTACGCCGACTACGTGGTGAACGCGACGGGCGCGTGGGCCGGGCGCGTGGGCGACATGGCCGGCGTCGACATCGAGGTCCGTCCCTCGAAGGGCGTGATGACCATCATGAACGTCCGACAGGTCGACACGGTCATCAACCGGTGTCAACCAAAGGGGAACGCCGACATCATCGTGCCACACGAGACGACGGCCATCCTGGGAACGACCGACGAGGAGGTCGAAGACCCCGAGGACTACCCCGAAGAGCAGTGGGAGGTCGACATGATGATCTCCGAGTTGTCGAAGCTGGTCCCCATGCTGCAGGAGGCGCGGACTATCCGCTCCTTCTGGGGCGTCCGACCCCTCTACGAACCGCCGGGGACGGGCACGACGGACCCGACCGACATCACGCGCGATTTCTTCTTACTCGACCACGCCGCCCGCGACGACCTGCCCGGCATGACGAGCATCGTCGGCGGGAAGTTCACCACCTTCCGGATGATGGCCGAGAAGATTTCCGACCACGTCTGTGCGAAGTTCGGCGACACGACCGAGTGCCGGACCGCCGACGTGCCGCTGCCGGGGAGCGAGGACTTCTCCGTTCTGCGGGACTACATGGACGAGTTCGGCCTCCGGTCGCCCATCGGTCGGCGGTCGGTCCAGCGACTCGGCTCTCGCGCCGACGAGGTGTTGAAGACGAACGAGCCGAACCCCACCGTCTGTGAGTGCGAGGGAGTCACCCGCGCCGAGGTGCGCGACGCCATCTCGTCGGCCGGGTCGGACCTCAACGCCGTCCGGCTTCGGACCCGGGCGTCGATGGGGAACTGTCAAGGGGCCTTCTGCTGTCACCGGATGGCGAACGAACTCGCCATGGAGTACCCCGAGCCGGTCGCCCGCGAGGCGCTCGACGAACTCTACCAGGAGCGCTGGAAGGGCGAGCGACACGCGATGTGGGGCGAACAGCTCTCGCAGGCGATGCTGAAGCATCTCCTGCACGCGACGACGATGAACCGCGACCGCGACCCCGTCCGCGTCGGGAGTGACGTCGACTTCGGCGCGTTCGACGGCGGCCCGGCTGTCGGCGACGACGCGGGGGCGAAGCGGGCGGCCGCCGACGGAGGACGGCGGGATGGCGATTGAGGAGGACGTCATCGTCGTCGGGGGCGGCGTCGCCGGGACCGTCGCCGCGCTCTCCGCTGCGGAGACGGGCGCGAGCGTCCGGCTCATCACCCACAAGAAGAGCACGCTCCGACACGCGAGCGGCCTCATCGACGTCCTCGGGTACACGCCCGACGCCGACGGCCCCCTCGCCGACCCCTTCGAGGGGCTCGACAGCCTCCCGGAGGAACACCCCTACCGTGTCGTCGGCGAAGACGCCATCCGCGAGGGACTGGCCACCTTCGACGACATCGTCGGTGACGAGTACCACGGCGAACACACGGACGCGAACGCGCTCGTCCCCACGCACGGCGGCGCGGTGAAACCCACGGCACGGTATCCGAAGGCGGCGGCGGCCGGCGTCGCCTCGGACGACCGCGACATGCTCCTCGTGGGGTTCGCGTCGATGACCGACTTCGAGGCGTCGCTGGCGGCCGACCATCTCGACGCCGCCGGCGTCCCGTTCGAGGCGAGAGGCGTGACCATCGAGTTCCCGAAGCGCTTCCGGGCGGACGCGAAGGTGACTCGCTTCGCGAAGGCGCTCGACACCGACGAGGACGTCGGCGGGCGCGGCACCCGCGAAGCGCTCGCCGCGGCCGTCGAGCCGCATCTGGACGGCGCAGCGCGCGTCGGCTTCCCGTCGCTCCTCGGCGACGACCACCGACACGAGGTACGTGCCGACCTCGAGGCGTATCTGGGCGCGGAGGTGTTCGAGGTCCCGATGGGCCCGCCCTCCCTGCCCGGACTCCGTCTGGAGGACCTCCTCTTCGACGCGCTCGACGAGGCCGGGGTCGGTATCTCGTCGGGCAACAAGGCGGTCGGCTACGAGACGGACGACGGCGAGGTGTCGGCCGTCATCGTCGACCGGAAGGGCCGCGAGATTCCGTACCACGCCGACGCGTTCGTCCTCGCGACGGGCGGCCTCGTCGGCAAGGGCATCGACTCCTCGCGCGAGGGCGTGCGCGAACCGCTGTTCGACTGTTACATCCCCCACCCGGACGACCGCTACGACTGGTTCGTCGAAGACGCCTTCGGCGACCACCCGTTCACCTCGTTCGGCGTCGTCCCCGACGACCGG
It contains:
- the glpA gene encoding anaerobic glycerol-3-phosphate dehydrogenase subunit GlpA; translated protein: MTDTPEILVIGGGSTGTGIARDLAMRGMDVTLVEQGNLTHGTTGRMHGLLHSGGRYAVTDQPSAKECIEENRVLREIASHTVEMTGGLFVKRPEDTEEYFEKKLKGCKECGIPTEVLSNAEARQLEPYLAKDIDKAIRVPDGAIDPFRLCVANAASAEQHGARIETHSKVVDVLIEAGEVVGVEVEHTSGEGKRVHGRSGGREKIYADYVVNATGAWAGRVGDMAGVDIEVRPSKGVMTIMNVRQVDTVINRCQPKGNADIIVPHETTAILGTTDEEVEDPEDYPEEQWEVDMMISELSKLVPMLQEARTIRSFWGVRPLYEPPGTGTTDPTDITRDFFLLDHAARDDLPGMTSIVGGKFTTFRMMAEKISDHVCAKFGDTTECRTADVPLPGSEDFSVLRDYMDEFGLRSPIGRRSVQRLGSRADEVLKTNEPNPTVCECEGVTRAEVRDAISSAGSDLNAVRLRTRASMGNCQGAFCCHRMANELAMEYPEPVAREALDELYQERWKGERHAMWGEQLSQAMLKHLLHATTMNRDRDPVRVGSDVDFGAFDGGPAVGDDAGAKRAAADGGRRDGD
- the glpB gene encoding glycerol-3-phosphate dehydrogenase subunit GlpB — translated: MAIEEDVIVVGGGVAGTVAALSAAETGASVRLITHKKSTLRHASGLIDVLGYTPDADGPLADPFEGLDSLPEEHPYRVVGEDAIREGLATFDDIVGDEYHGEHTDANALVPTHGGAVKPTARYPKAAAAGVASDDRDMLLVGFASMTDFEASLAADHLDAAGVPFEARGVTIEFPKRFRADAKVTRFAKALDTDEDVGGRGTREALAAAVEPHLDGAARVGFPSLLGDDHRHEVRADLEAYLGAEVFEVPMGPPSLPGLRLEDLLFDALDEAGVGISSGNKAVGYETDDGEVSAVIVDRKGREIPYHADAFVLATGGLVGKGIDSSREGVREPLFDCYIPHPDDRYDWFVEDAFGDHPFTSFGVVPDDRLRPTRADGHAEFENLFAAGGVVGGANVAAEKSASGVSLATGVVAGRAAGDSI